Proteins co-encoded in one Malus sylvestris chromosome 9, drMalSylv7.2, whole genome shotgun sequence genomic window:
- the LOC126582679 gene encoding uncharacterized protein LOC126582679, whose translation MVTLQKVKLLATQCAVTDSPTRSPSASPVIHLRRRKTLRMFLSRQDHRRLPSRTNSSKSPPIDGDNRDGDPPQKSKDVARVRRKLKDLFVSSPPFEDSVSDRRGRGIVDGEEERGLLSETGSGGGAGRFPTRGGGGLSFRNRLLKRSWRPVLVSIPE comes from the coding sequence ATGGTGACCCTGCAAAAAGTCAAGCTTTTAGCGACTCAATGCGCCGTCACCGATAGCCCAACGCGGAGCCCATCGGCCAGCCCAGTCATTCACCTCCGCCGCCGCAAAACTCTAAGAATGTTCCTCTCCCGCCAGGACCACCGCCGATTGCCTAGCCGGACCAATTCCTCAAAATCTCCACCCATCGACGGCGACAATCGCGACGGTGATCCGCCGCAGAAGAGCAAGGATGTCGCTCGGGTTCGGCGCAAGCTCAAGGACCTCTTCGTGTCGTCGCCGCCGTTCGAAGATAGTGTTTCGGATAGGAGAGGTCGAGGAATTGTGGACGGAGAAGAAGAGCGAGGGTTGTTATCGGAAACCGGAAGTGGTGGCGGTGCCGGTAGGTTTCCGACTCGGGGAGGCGGAGGGTTGTCGTTTCGAAATAGGTTGCTGAAACGATCTTGGCGGCCTGTTCTGGTTTCCATCCCCGAGTAG